One window from the genome of Oncorhynchus kisutch isolate 150728-3 linkage group LG21, Okis_V2, whole genome shotgun sequence encodes:
- the ost4 gene encoding dolichyl-diphosphooligosaccharide--protein glycosyltransferase subunit 4 has translation MVTDVQLAIFANMLGVSLFLLVVLYHYVAVNNPKKLE, from the coding sequence atggTGACTGACGTGCAGCTGGCCATCTTTGCCAACATGTTGGGTGTGTCTCTGTTCCTGCTGGTGGTTCTATATCACTATGTAGCTGTCAACAACCCCAAGAAACTGGAGTAG